The following proteins are co-located in the Acipenser ruthenus chromosome 35, fAciRut3.2 maternal haplotype, whole genome shotgun sequence genome:
- the LOC117395614 gene encoding ras-related protein Rab-11A, which translates to MSNREDEYDYLFKIVLIGDSGVGKTNLLSRFTRNEFNLESKSTIGVEFATRSINVEGKTVKAQIWDTAGQERYRAITSAYYRGAVGALLVYDIAKHLTYENGERWLKELRDHADSNIVIMLVGNKSDLRHLRAVPTDEARAFSEKNGLSFIETSALDSSNVELAFQTSLTEIYRIVSQRQMSGRPDSDFAPSSNVVPITVQPTNQAPKQAACCQNM; encoded by the exons TCGTGCTGATCGGAGACTCGGGCGTGGGGAAGACTAACCTGCTGTCCCGTTTCACCCGCAATGAGTTCAACCTGGAGAGCAAGAGCACCATCGGGGTGGAGTTCGCCACCCGCAGCATCAACGTGGAGGGCAAGACCGTGAAGGCACAGATCTGGGACACGGCCGGGCAGGAGCGCTACCGAGCCATCACGTCCGC GTATTACCGTGGGGCGGTGGGTGCTCTGCTGGTCTATGACATCGCCAAGCACCTGACCTACGAGAACGGAGAGCGCTGGCTCAAGGAGCTGCGGGACCACGCGGACTCCAACATTGTCATCATGCTGGTGGGGAACAAGAGCGACCTGCGGCACCTTCGCGCCGTGCCCACTGACGAGGCCCGGGCGTTCTCCG AGAAGAATGGCCTGTCGTTTATTGAGACCTCCGCGCTGGACTCCTCAAATGTAGAACTGGCTTTTCAGACCAGCCTGACAG AGATCTACAGGATTGTGTCTCAGAGGCAGATGTCCGGCCGGCCTGACTCGGACTTCGCTCCCAGCAGTAACGTGGTTCCCATCACCGTGCAGCCCACGAACCAGGCGCCCAAGCAGGCAGCCTGCTGCCAGAACATGTGA